One window of Microbacterium sp. 1S1 genomic DNA carries:
- a CDS encoding ABC transporter permease yields the protein MSRIAAATPAGRFRFRWPRAWRTPLGIIGTVIAGAWIIVAFTAQWWVPYPPNAQVLPRLQAPGIDTILGTDGNGRDIFSRLMTGATVSLPLALMLVIAAMIIGTLVGAVAGYFGRAVDETLMRITDLFMAFPTVILAMVVAASLGPSLFNAVIAAIVVSWPQYARVTRSIVLGLRGQNYVIAGRLLGHSPLRTLFVDILPNIAGPVLVLATLDIGAAILLLSGLSFLGLGAQPPTAEWGSMISGAMQNFDAWWLGVFPGLAILTVVLAFNFLGDAMRDVLDPTAEITHEKQAEHTASATGVPA from the coding sequence ATGAGCCGCATCGCCGCAGCGACCCCCGCCGGCCGCTTCCGCTTCCGCTGGCCGCGTGCCTGGCGCACCCCGCTCGGCATCATCGGCACGGTCATCGCCGGTGCGTGGATCATCGTCGCCTTCACCGCGCAGTGGTGGGTGCCGTACCCGCCGAACGCTCAGGTCCTGCCTCGACTGCAGGCACCGGGCATCGACACGATCCTCGGTACGGACGGCAACGGTCGCGACATCTTCTCCCGGCTGATGACGGGTGCCACGGTGAGCCTCCCGCTGGCGCTCATGCTGGTGATCGCCGCCATGATCATCGGGACGCTCGTCGGTGCGGTCGCCGGCTACTTCGGTCGCGCGGTCGATGAGACCCTCATGCGCATCACCGACCTGTTCATGGCCTTCCCGACCGTGATCCTGGCCATGGTGGTCGCCGCGTCGCTCGGCCCCTCCCTGTTCAACGCGGTCATCGCCGCGATCGTGGTCTCATGGCCCCAGTACGCCCGCGTCACCCGCAGCATCGTGCTCGGCCTCCGCGGACAGAACTACGTGATCGCCGGTCGCCTTCTCGGCCACTCGCCGCTGCGCACCCTCTTCGTCGACATCCTCCCGAACATCGCCGGCCCCGTGCTCGTGCTCGCGACGCTCGACATCGGTGCGGCCATCCTCCTGCTCTCCGGCCTCTCCTTCCTCGGTCTCGGAGCCCAGCCGCCGACGGCCGAGTGGGGGTCGATGATCTCCGGGGCGATGCAGAACTTCGACGCCTGGTGGCTCGGGGTCTTCCCGGGGCTCGCGATCCTCACCGTGGTGCTCGCGTTCAACTTCCTCGGCGATGCGATGCGCGACGTGCTCGACCCGACCGCGGAGATCACACACGAGAAGCAGGCCGAGCACACGGCCTCCGCGACGGGGGTGCCCGCATGA
- a CDS encoding ABC transporter permease encodes MTTVAVQRQAQRRRSPLVGYLLRRAGTSLLLLVGVTIVTFALTNLVPGDPVSAALGEGASQNPATREAFIKANGLDQPLFVQYFIYMGNLLRGDLGTSLVTGRPVTSDLATAVPATIEIAIGAIIVSLAVSIVLGTLAAYRRGLVTDQVIRVVTLVGLSVPTFWLALVSFYVFFLELRIAPGSGRISPSITPPPRVTGLYTVDYLLNGDAVGFFDALAHLALPVMVLSLVTIGLLTRFIRTSVLEVLGSDYVRAARAKGLPAMRVILDYVLRGASLPILTVVGVAFGALLSGTVLVESVFAWPGLGTYAYNSAANLDLPGIMGVGLVVGVIYLLINFIVDLLYGVLDPRVRIA; translated from the coding sequence ATGACGACAGTGGCCGTGCAGAGGCAGGCGCAGCGGCGCCGCTCGCCTCTCGTCGGGTACCTGCTGCGGCGAGCCGGGACCTCCCTGCTCCTGTTGGTGGGCGTGACCATCGTCACGTTCGCGCTCACCAACCTGGTGCCGGGAGACCCGGTCTCGGCCGCGCTCGGTGAGGGCGCGTCGCAGAACCCGGCGACGCGCGAGGCGTTCATCAAGGCGAACGGACTCGACCAGCCGCTGTTCGTCCAGTACTTCATCTATATGGGGAACCTGCTCCGCGGGGACCTCGGCACGTCGCTGGTGACCGGACGCCCGGTCACCAGCGACCTCGCCACCGCGGTGCCCGCCACGATCGAGATCGCGATCGGCGCGATCATCGTCAGCCTCGCGGTCAGCATCGTGCTCGGCACCCTCGCCGCCTACCGCCGCGGCCTCGTGACCGACCAGGTCATCCGCGTCGTCACCCTCGTCGGACTCAGCGTCCCGACCTTCTGGCTCGCGCTTGTCAGCTTCTACGTCTTCTTCCTGGAGCTGCGCATCGCACCGGGCTCCGGGCGCATCTCGCCGTCGATCACCCCGCCGCCGCGCGTGACCGGGCTCTACACGGTCGACTACCTGCTGAACGGCGACGCTGTCGGCTTCTTCGACGCTCTCGCGCATCTCGCGCTGCCGGTCATGGTGCTCTCACTCGTGACCATCGGCCTCCTGACCCGCTTCATCCGCACCTCGGTGCTCGAGGTCCTCGGCAGCGACTACGTGCGGGCGGCCAGGGCCAAGGGTCTGCCGGCGATGCGCGTCATCCTCGACTACGTGCTCCGGGGAGCCTCGCTCCCGATCCTCACGGTCGTCGGTGTCGCGTTCGGCGCCCTGCTCTCCGGGACCGTGCTCGTGGAGTCGGTGTTCGCCTGGCCGGGGCTGGGGACGTACGCCTACAACTCCGCCGCGAACCTCGACCTGCCCGGCATCATGGGCGTGGGCCTCGTCGTCGGCGTCATCTACCTCCTCATCAACTTCATCGTGGACCTGCTCTACGGCGTGCTCGACCCGAGAGTGAGGATCGCATGA
- a CDS encoding ABC transporter substrate-binding protein — translation MSSRRITPVIALGAVALLALAGCSGGNSANNSESSQGSDSLVIDTAFSIETTDPGHTYDPTGNMIAKALYETLVDFEGSDVSTPVPGLASWEQNDEATEFTFTLEGDRVFSDGSPIEAKDVVFSLQRIQGMADAKPNFLLGGLTIEEVDDKTIRFTSETPLLQLPAILANPALGIVNADVVMENGGTTDGTDSAQGFLDGESAGSGPFVLDTLDLSSQVVLTRNDEYNGDEESAYSRVVVRNVSESATQLANLKGGDSMVAMDLNGDQVAGLGDDITVDSVPSGQTIFLLLNQGAAGGDLANVKIAEAIRYALDYDALLELAGAGAVQATGVIPPGFEGALDSGVEQDLDKAKAALEEAGYSGQTLKLQFPNDYPVGGVEFTPLAERIQAQLEDAGIAVELAPAPFATELDAYVNGTEGFGLWFWGPDYADSANFLPFAPGLKVGLRAGWAAEANPEIAGIAAGAAAATDAEQRTEAFTEFAEAMQAEGPFVPLIVPGRNISSASSVAGAVYNSVWEMDIAEIQPAG, via the coding sequence ATGTCGTCACGCCGTATCACGCCGGTCATCGCGCTCGGAGCCGTCGCGCTCCTGGCGCTCGCAGGTTGCTCGGGAGGGAACTCGGCGAACAACTCCGAGTCGTCCCAGGGCTCCGACTCCCTGGTCATCGACACCGCATTCTCGATCGAGACCACGGACCCCGGTCACACGTACGACCCGACCGGCAACATGATCGCGAAGGCGCTGTACGAGACCCTCGTCGACTTCGAGGGCTCCGACGTCTCGACCCCGGTCCCGGGCCTCGCCTCGTGGGAGCAGAACGACGAGGCGACCGAGTTCACGTTCACGCTCGAAGGCGACCGCGTGTTCTCCGACGGCTCGCCCATCGAGGCGAAGGACGTCGTCTTCTCCCTGCAGCGCATCCAGGGCATGGCAGACGCGAAGCCCAACTTCCTGCTCGGCGGCCTGACGATCGAGGAGGTCGACGACAAGACCATCCGCTTCACCTCGGAGACCCCGCTGCTGCAGCTCCCGGCGATCCTCGCGAACCCGGCGCTCGGCATCGTCAACGCGGACGTCGTCATGGAGAACGGCGGCACCACCGACGGCACCGACAGCGCCCAGGGCTTCCTCGACGGCGAGTCCGCCGGTTCCGGACCGTTCGTGCTGGACACCCTCGACCTCAGCTCGCAGGTCGTCCTCACGCGCAACGACGAGTACAACGGCGACGAGGAGTCGGCCTACAGCCGTGTCGTCGTGCGCAACGTCTCGGAGAGCGCGACCCAGCTCGCCAACCTCAAGGGCGGCGACTCCATGGTCGCGATGGACCTCAACGGCGACCAGGTCGCGGGTCTCGGCGACGACATCACGGTCGACTCCGTCCCTTCCGGCCAGACGATCTTCCTGCTGCTGAACCAGGGAGCGGCCGGCGGTGACCTCGCGAACGTGAAGATCGCGGAGGCCATCCGGTACGCCCTCGACTACGACGCGCTGCTCGAGCTCGCGGGTGCGGGCGCGGTCCAGGCGACCGGCGTCATCCCGCCCGGCTTCGAGGGCGCCCTCGACAGCGGTGTGGAGCAGGATCTCGACAAGGCGAAGGCCGCGCTGGAGGAGGCCGGGTACTCCGGTCAGACCCTCAAGCTGCAGTTCCCGAACGACTACCCCGTCGGTGGCGTGGAGTTCACACCGCTCGCGGAGCGCATCCAGGCTCAGCTGGAGGACGCGGGCATCGCCGTCGAACTGGCTCCGGCCCCGTTCGCGACCGAGCTCGACGCATACGTCAACGGCACCGAGGGCTTCGGCCTGTGGTTCTGGGGCCCGGACTACGCCGACTCGGCGAACTTCCTCCCCTTCGCTCCCGGTCTGAAGGTCGGCCTCCGCGCCGGCTGGGCGGCCGAGGCCAACCCGGAGATCGCGGGCATCGCCGCCGGTGCGGCCGCAGCCACCGACGCCGAGCAGCGCACCGAGGCGTTCACGGAGTTCGCCGAGGCCATGCAGGCCGAGGGTCCGTTCGTGCCGCTGATCGTCCCCGGTCGCAACATCTCCTCCGCGTCCAGCGTGGCCGGCGCCGTCTACAACTCCGTGTGGGAGATGGACATCGCCGAGATCCAGCCGGCCGGCTGA
- a CDS encoding Lrp/AsnC family transcriptional regulator — protein sequence MSSKDADPSKQSGRSAAPLDETAYRILDVLRDNGRVSIAALAEKVGISRASAYTRVESLVHDGVITGFSARVDQAKAGLSIGALVFVTVMPQAWASFRERIIEMPDVEWCAITTGEHDAMLLIRAVDVSGVHEFSTGVIAQLPEVRTVVSVVVLDEVIRRPYLLPGDLPERQTEVPLGMTRWTPASPGRDALPPR from the coding sequence ATGTCCAGCAAGGACGCGGATCCGTCGAAGCAATCTGGACGAAGTGCTGCCCCTTTGGATGAGACGGCGTACAGAATCCTCGACGTGCTGCGCGATAACGGTCGCGTCTCGATCGCCGCCCTCGCCGAGAAGGTCGGCATCTCGCGGGCCAGTGCCTACACGCGGGTGGAGTCGCTCGTGCACGACGGCGTCATCACCGGGTTCAGCGCGCGGGTGGATCAGGCCAAGGCCGGGCTCTCGATCGGGGCGCTCGTCTTCGTGACCGTCATGCCGCAGGCCTGGGCGTCGTTCCGCGAGCGAATCATCGAGATGCCGGACGTGGAGTGGTGCGCGATCACGACCGGGGAGCACGACGCGATGCTGCTCATCCGTGCCGTCGACGTGAGCGGCGTGCACGAGTTCTCGACGGGGGTCATCGCGCAGCTCCCCGAGGTGCGCACCGTGGTCAGCGTCGTCGTTCTCGACGAGGTCATCCGCCGGCCGTACCTGTTGCCGGGGGACCTGCCGGAGCGGCAGACCGAGGTCCCGCTCGGGATGACCCGGTGGACACCGGCGTCGCCCGGCCGGGACGCGCTGCCGCCACGCTGA
- a CDS encoding glycosyltransferase gives MSRYLLTCTPAHGHVLPLLQVARHLVAGGHDVLFLTSTRYEEQVTAAGARFRPLPAEADVDLDDANGAFPEREGLTGVAALRFDMSTLFIRPGRAQLEAVRVELARNRIDAVLTEPLFVGAALLQRLPKAERPAVVVLGIFPLGARSVDTAPFGLGVTPMRGPLGRVRNAFLRTVAERVIFGGVQKEADAMAREAVGRDLGGFVLDWAGRADAYVQFSVSAFEYPRSDLPASVHFAGPLPAAASTVPLPEWWSDLDGRRPVIHVSQGTIANADFGQLVLPTIAGLAQADVLVVVSTGGRPREVLPKELPANVRVAEYLPYDRLLPEVDVFVTNGGYGGVQQALAQGVPLVVAGQTEDKVEVSARVGWTGVGINLRTNAPKPGQVAEAVHRVLAEPTFRDRARQIGEAMRAADAWQMLDAVLAGTTALGPAVEQAPGPVF, from the coding sequence ATGTCCCGTTACCTCCTCACCTGCACTCCCGCCCACGGGCACGTGCTCCCGCTGCTGCAGGTCGCCAGGCACCTGGTCGCCGGCGGGCACGACGTCCTCTTTCTCACGAGCACCCGTTACGAGGAGCAGGTGACCGCGGCGGGCGCGCGGTTCCGTCCGCTGCCGGCGGAGGCCGACGTCGATCTCGATGACGCGAACGGCGCGTTCCCCGAGCGCGAGGGCCTCACCGGGGTGGCCGCCCTCCGCTTCGACATGAGCACCCTCTTCATCCGCCCAGGTCGGGCTCAGCTCGAGGCCGTGCGCGTCGAGCTGGCCCGGAACCGCATCGACGCCGTCCTCACCGAACCACTGTTCGTCGGTGCGGCGCTCCTGCAGCGGCTGCCGAAGGCCGAACGACCCGCGGTCGTGGTCCTCGGGATCTTCCCGCTCGGCGCCCGCAGCGTCGACACGGCCCCGTTCGGGCTCGGAGTCACGCCGATGCGCGGGCCGCTCGGTCGGGTGCGCAACGCCTTCCTCCGTACCGTGGCGGAGCGCGTGATCTTCGGCGGTGTGCAGAAGGAGGCCGACGCCATGGCGCGCGAGGCGGTCGGCCGCGATCTCGGCGGATTCGTGCTCGACTGGGCGGGGCGCGCCGATGCGTACGTGCAGTTCTCGGTATCCGCGTTCGAGTACCCACGCTCCGACCTCCCGGCGTCCGTGCACTTCGCCGGGCCCCTGCCCGCGGCGGCGTCGACCGTGCCGCTGCCCGAGTGGTGGTCCGACCTGGACGGACGGCGGCCCGTGATCCACGTCAGTCAGGGCACCATCGCCAACGCCGACTTCGGCCAGCTCGTGCTGCCGACCATCGCCGGGCTCGCCCAGGCCGACGTGCTCGTGGTGGTCTCCACGGGCGGGCGTCCGCGGGAGGTGCTGCCGAAGGAGCTGCCGGCCAACGTCCGTGTCGCTGAATACCTGCCCTACGACCGGCTGCTGCCGGAGGTCGACGTGTTCGTCACGAACGGCGGTTACGGCGGGGTGCAGCAGGCCCTTGCCCAGGGCGTCCCGCTGGTGGTCGCGGGTCAGACGGAGGACAAGGTCGAGGTCTCCGCCCGGGTCGGTTGGACCGGCGTCGGCATCAACCTGCGGACGAATGCGCCGAAGCCGGGGCAGGTGGCCGAGGCCGTGCACCGGGTGCTGGCCGAGCCGACGTTCCGGGACCGCGCACGGCAGATCGGAGAGGCGATGCGCGCTGCGGACGCCTGGCAGATGCTCGACGCGGTCCTGGCCGGGACGACGGCCCTGGGGCCTGCCGTGGAGCAGGCCCCAGGGCCGGTCTTCTGA
- a CDS encoding TetR/AcrR family transcriptional regulator, giving the protein MSSSARPYRSALRTRQAEETRARIVTAAARLFAAQGYQATTISAIAREAGVSAETVKTTAAKAELLIAAFEITFSGSEAAETLADTEAGSGLTSLPDDVFLDAVITQIGAANERGHALWTVLLGAALSDPIVDAALQRILANRAADYRGFASELQRRGIVASEHDSDALADVLSFLLSPESYQQLVVQSQWSPDRYRSWLRTAVLTTASPTA; this is encoded by the coding sequence ATGAGTTCATCCGCACGCCCATACCGCTCCGCCCTGCGGACACGCCAAGCGGAAGAGACCCGCGCGCGCATCGTCACAGCGGCGGCCCGTCTGTTCGCCGCACAGGGATACCAGGCGACGACGATCTCCGCGATCGCCAGGGAAGCCGGCGTCTCCGCGGAGACGGTGAAGACCACGGCGGCGAAGGCGGAACTCCTCATCGCCGCGTTCGAGATCACCTTCTCCGGCTCGGAAGCCGCGGAGACCCTCGCCGACACCGAAGCCGGATCGGGGCTGACGTCCTTGCCCGACGATGTCTTCCTCGACGCGGTCATCACGCAGATCGGCGCCGCGAACGAACGCGGGCATGCACTCTGGACGGTCCTCCTGGGCGCGGCGCTCTCCGACCCGATCGTCGATGCCGCCCTGCAGCGCATCCTCGCGAACCGGGCGGCGGACTACCGCGGGTTCGCGTCGGAACTGCAGCGCCGCGGAATCGTCGCCTCCGAGCACGACAGCGACGCCCTCGCCGACGTGCTGTCGTTCCTGCTCTCACCGGAGAGCTACCAGCAGCTCGTCGTGCAGTCCCAGTGGTCGCCGGATCGGTACCGCAGCTGGCTGCGGACAGCGGTGCTCACCACGGCGTCCCCGACGGCGTGA
- a CDS encoding 3-hydroxybutyrate dehydrogenase has translation MRELHGRRALVTGGASGIGAACARAFAQAGARVTIADIDGDAAGRLADEIGGDAWQVDLTDRDALAALRFDTDILVNNAGVQHVSPIEDFDPARFSLLLQLMLEAPFLLTRAVLPGMYERGFGRIINMSSVHGLRASPFKAAYVAAKHGLEGLSKVTALEGAAHGVTSNCINPGYVRTPLVERQIADQARVHGIPESEVLEKVLLTEAAIKRLVEPEEVAGLAVWLAADAAGMVTGASYTMDGGWSAR, from the coding sequence ATGAGGGAGCTGCACGGACGCCGGGCTCTCGTCACCGGGGGAGCGAGCGGCATCGGCGCCGCCTGCGCGAGGGCCTTCGCGCAGGCGGGCGCCCGAGTGACCATCGCCGACATCGACGGTGACGCGGCCGGGAGGCTCGCGGACGAGATCGGCGGGGACGCGTGGCAGGTCGACCTCACCGACCGGGACGCACTGGCCGCACTCCGCTTCGACACCGACATCCTCGTCAACAACGCCGGCGTGCAGCACGTCAGCCCGATCGAGGACTTCGACCCGGCCCGCTTCTCGCTCCTGCTGCAGTTGATGCTGGAGGCGCCGTTCCTGCTGACGCGGGCCGTGCTCCCGGGAATGTACGAGCGCGGTTTCGGGCGGATCATCAACATGTCGAGCGTCCACGGTCTTCGCGCCTCGCCGTTCAAGGCGGCCTACGTGGCGGCCAAGCACGGCCTCGAGGGCCTGTCGAAGGTGACGGCGCTGGAGGGTGCCGCGCACGGCGTCACCAGCAACTGCATCAATCCGGGCTACGTGCGGACGCCTCTCGTGGAGCGTCAGATCGCCGACCAGGCGCGGGTGCACGGCATCCCGGAGAGCGAGGTGCTGGAGAAGGTGCTGCTCACGGAAGCCGCGATCAAGCGCCTCGTCGAGCCGGAGGAGGTCGCCGGTCTCGCCGTGTGGCTCGCCGCCGACGCCGCCGGGATGGTGACCGGCGCGAGCTACACGATGGACGGCGGCTGGTCCGCGCGCTGA
- a CDS encoding MFS transporter — MTAPTRASGHPAAASPSKLKRVVVASMAGTVVEWYEFFLYATAASLVFGTYFFPATGSPLDGIIAAFVTYAVGFVARPLGGIVFGQIGDRFGRKPTLQATIIIVGAATFLMGCLPGFQSIGYWAPAMLVALRFIQGFAVGGEWGGAVLLVAEQSPDRSRAFWSSWPQAAVPVGNLFATLVLLVSSWAMSSAAFLEWGWRIAFWLSAVIVLVGYYIRRNVEEAPIFLEAKAQVEAEKATSYGVVEVLRRYPVGIVQAMGLRFAENIVYYIVVSFTIVYLKTVHEYDTSQLLLALLIAHVVHFVIIPQAGRLADRWGRKPVYLTGAIFSATWAFFAFPLFDTLNPVLIVLAVTIGLCFHAFMYAPQPAVMAELFPTRMRYSGVSLGSQVTAILAGSLAPILAIQWLRDFGSWLPIALYIVFACIVTAVAVLSLRETKGASLQAIDDADAARTNARAAAASAA, encoded by the coding sequence ATGACCGCCCCCACCCGCGCCTCCGGTCACCCCGCCGCCGCCTCCCCGTCCAAGCTCAAGCGCGTCGTCGTCGCCTCCATGGCCGGCACCGTGGTGGAGTGGTACGAGTTCTTCCTCTACGCCACCGCCGCCAGCCTGGTCTTCGGCACCTACTTCTTCCCGGCCACGGGGTCGCCGCTCGACGGCATCATCGCCGCGTTCGTGACCTATGCGGTCGGCTTCGTCGCGCGGCCGCTCGGTGGCATCGTCTTCGGTCAGATCGGGGACCGCTTCGGCCGCAAGCCCACGCTCCAGGCGACGATCATCATCGTCGGCGCCGCGACCTTCCTCATGGGATGCCTCCCCGGCTTCCAGAGCATCGGCTACTGGGCACCGGCGATGCTCGTGGCGCTGCGCTTCATCCAGGGCTTCGCGGTCGGCGGCGAGTGGGGTGGCGCCGTCCTCCTGGTCGCGGAGCAGAGCCCCGACCGCTCGCGCGCCTTCTGGTCGAGCTGGCCGCAGGCGGCGGTCCCCGTCGGCAACCTGTTCGCCACGCTCGTGCTCCTCGTGAGCTCGTGGGCGATGAGCTCGGCCGCCTTCCTCGAGTGGGGTTGGCGCATCGCGTTCTGGCTCTCCGCGGTGATCGTGCTCGTCGGCTACTACATCCGCCGCAACGTCGAGGAGGCTCCGATCTTCCTCGAGGCGAAGGCGCAGGTCGAGGCGGAGAAGGCCACGTCCTACGGCGTGGTCGAGGTGCTGCGCCGGTACCCCGTCGGGATCGTGCAGGCGATGGGGCTCCGCTTCGCCGAGAACATCGTCTACTACATCGTCGTCAGCTTCACGATCGTGTACCTCAAGACCGTGCACGAGTACGACACCAGTCAGCTGCTGCTCGCCCTGCTCATCGCGCACGTCGTGCATTTCGTGATCATCCCGCAGGCGGGGCGGCTCGCCGACCGCTGGGGGCGCAAGCCGGTCTACCTCACCGGCGCGATCTTCAGCGCCACGTGGGCATTCTTCGCCTTCCCGCTCTTCGACACGCTGAACCCGGTCCTGATCGTGCTGGCCGTCACCATCGGTCTGTGCTTCCACGCCTTCATGTACGCGCCGCAGCCGGCGGTCATGGCCGAGCTGTTCCCGACACGGATGCGCTACTCCGGAGTCTCGCTCGGCTCGCAGGTCACCGCGATCCTCGCCGGGTCGCTGGCGCCGATCCTCGCCATCCAGTGGCTCCGGGACTTCGGCTCCTGGCTGCCGATCGCGCTCTACATCGTGTTCGCCTGCATCGTGACCGCCGTCGCCGTCCTCTCTCTCCGCGAGACGAAGGGGGCGTCGCTCCAGGCCATCGACGACGCCGATGCCGCCCGTACGAACGCCCGTGCTGCCGCTGCAAGTGCCGCATGA
- a CDS encoding LysR family transcriptional regulator, whose protein sequence is MDAAKRPRSDDLLVLLAVARTGRYTSAATHLGLDHTTVARRIAALEDALGGRVVTQSASGWELTDLGRTAAETGGRIEAALSQLDSAPGETPDPIAGVVRMSATDGFSAYIAAPAIAELRREHPRLTVEIVAATRRAAEHRAGLDLEVVVGTPQTRRAHAVKLGTYTLGMYASRDYLDRTGTPVSRAEIEQHRLVYFVDSMLQVDALDLPRRLVPGMQDGLTSTNVFVHVEATRAGAGIGLLPCFAADRHADLVRLLPETFAEKLPYYMVARPESLRLPAVAALAGALRARTRAAKAMLDGAD, encoded by the coding sequence ATGGATGCGGCGAAGAGGCCCCGATCAGACGACCTGCTCGTGCTGCTCGCGGTCGCGCGCACCGGCCGGTACACGAGTGCCGCCACGCACCTGGGTCTCGACCACACGACCGTCGCGCGCCGCATCGCCGCCCTGGAGGACGCGCTCGGCGGACGGGTGGTCACTCAGTCCGCCTCCGGGTGGGAGCTCACCGACCTCGGGCGCACCGCCGCCGAGACGGGAGGACGCATCGAGGCCGCGCTGTCGCAACTCGACTCCGCCCCCGGGGAGACCCCTGATCCGATCGCGGGCGTCGTGCGCATGTCCGCCACCGATGGATTCAGCGCCTACATCGCCGCCCCCGCGATCGCGGAGTTGCGTCGTGAGCACCCGCGACTGACCGTCGAGATCGTGGCCGCCACACGCCGAGCCGCCGAGCATCGTGCCGGTCTGGATCTGGAGGTGGTCGTGGGCACGCCGCAGACCCGGCGAGCGCACGCGGTGAAGCTGGGGACGTACACGCTCGGCATGTACGCCTCGCGGGACTACCTCGACCGCACCGGCACCCCCGTCTCACGCGCGGAGATCGAGCAGCATCGTCTCGTGTACTTCGTCGACTCGATGCTCCAGGTGGACGCGCTCGACCTTCCTCGCCGACTCGTCCCCGGCATGCAGGACGGTCTCACCTCCACCAACGTCTTCGTGCACGTCGAGGCCACCCGAGCGGGGGCCGGGATCGGTCTGCTGCCGTGCTTCGCTGCCGACCGGCACGCGGATCTGGTGCGGCTGCTGCCGGAGACCTTCGCCGAGAAGCTGCCGTACTACATGGTCGCCCGGCCCGAGTCGCTGCGACTTCCCGCGGTCGCGGCCCTCGCCGGGGCGCTGCGTGCACGCACACGCGCCGCGAAGGCCATGCTCGACGGGGCCGACTGA
- a CDS encoding arsenate reductase ArsC: MTAPHKPSVLFVCVHNAGRSQMAAGFLREIAGDRIEVRSAGSLPAAQINPVAVAAMEEAGIDITAEQPKVLTTEAVQASDVVITMGCGDACPFFPGKRYEDWALDDPAGQGIDAVRPIRDDIRRRIEALVAELL, encoded by the coding sequence ATGACCGCACCGCACAAGCCCTCCGTCCTCTTCGTCTGCGTACACAACGCGGGGCGCTCCCAGATGGCCGCCGGGTTCCTCCGAGAGATCGCCGGCGACCGCATCGAGGTGCGCTCCGCGGGCTCGCTGCCCGCCGCCCAGATCAACCCCGTCGCGGTGGCCGCGATGGAGGAGGCGGGTATCGACATCACCGCCGAGCAGCCCAAGGTCCTGACCACGGAAGCCGTGCAGGCCTCGGACGTCGTGATCACGATGGGGTGCGGGGACGCGTGCCCGTTCTTCCCCGGCAAGCGCTACGAGGACTGGGCCCTGGACGACCCGGCGGGCCAAGGGATCGACGCCGTCCGCCCGATCCGCGACGACATCCGCCGCCGCATCGAGGCCCTGGTGGCCGAGCTGCTCTGA